One window of the Lactococcus lactis genome contains the following:
- a CDS encoding GNAT family N-acetyltransferase, translating into MKYFVRLATEQDKPAVAKFYDNSLPLIDEKQTSWIKNIYPSIDTALKAIDLSQLFVCYDSNDIVSGTVILNNQSDKEYENITWSTPELDPNQILVIHTLIIDPKKLNQGIASAMINFIKDFGKSNSMVTIRLDTNFKNTPAQKLYEKHQFVFRGRTNLKSFANKGWDDCVFYEFCIK; encoded by the coding sequence GATAAACCCGCAGTTGCTAAATTCTATGATAATTCTTTACCATTGATTGATGAAAAACAAACGAGTTGGATAAAAAATATTTATCCCTCAATTGATACAGCTCTAAAAGCAATTGACTTATCTCAGCTCTTTGTTTGTTATGATTCAAATGATATTGTTTCAGGGACTGTGATTCTAAATAATCAATCAGATAAAGAGTATGAAAATATTACCTGGAGCACTCCAGAGCTTGATCCTAATCAAATATTGGTAATCCATACTTTAATTATAGATCCTAAAAAATTAAATCAAGGAATTGCAAGTGCCATGATCAACTTTATTAAAGATTTTGGCAAAAGTAATAGTATGGTAACTATTAGATTAGATACTAATTTTAAAAATACACCTGCACAGAAACTTTATGAAAAACATCAATTTGTATTTCGCGGGAGAACCAATCTCAAGAGCTTTGCTAACAAAGGATGGGACGATTGCGTATTTTATGAATTTTGTATTAAATAA
- a CDS encoding DNA polymerase — MDKHKLNNFFDYSLEPSRAILFEDVKSNYASIECVQRNLNPLTTSLCVMSRADNTKGLTLASSPTFKKVFGMKNISRASDLPFIIETRKFNFPQWYRTHTDIYGQRTEPTLQHVAFIESWAKRTWLVPPQMQLYVDYKIKVTEILTNYTSIEEIHSYSIDESFLDITESLNFFYPDIRNRYEQMNLIALDLQREILDKLGLYVTVGMGDNPLLAKLAMDNYTKHNQNMRALIRYEDVPSKLWTLPKMTDFWGIGKRTEKRLNKLGISSIKELANADPLLLKQKLGTIGLQHFFHANGIDESNVREKYIPKSSSFSNSQILPRDYHKQKEIELVIKEMAENLAIRLRKGGRMASNLSLYVGAAESSEHSSIKISRNIEATQNTKELQDLAIRLFREKYQGGAVRQIGISGNQLSDNSVKQLSLFETVEENQSNEKQESLQKAIDEIREKFDFLSIQKASSLSEGSRVIYRNKLIGGHAASQNKEDKDVS; from the coding sequence ATGGATAAACATAAATTAAATAACTTTTTTGACTACTCACTTGAACCTAGCAGAGCTATCCTTTTTGAAGATGTCAAATCAAATTACGCTTCTATTGAGTGCGTTCAACGAAATCTTAACCCTTTGACAACTTCTCTTTGCGTCATGAGTCGTGCAGATAACACTAAAGGTTTAACGCTTGCCTCTAGTCCTACTTTTAAAAAAGTCTTTGGAATGAAAAACATAAGTCGTGCCAGTGATTTACCCTTTATTATTGAAACAAGGAAATTCAATTTCCCACAATGGTATCGAACACATACGGATATTTACGGACAACGGACTGAACCAACTTTGCAGCATGTCGCTTTCATCGAATCCTGGGCAAAACGAACATGGCTTGTTCCGCCTCAAATGCAGCTCTATGTAGATTATAAAATCAAAGTTACTGAAATTCTAACCAATTACACATCAATTGAAGAAATTCACTCTTACTCAATTGATGAATCATTTTTAGATATCACAGAATCTCTTAACTTCTTCTATCCTGATATTAGAAACCGATATGAGCAAATGAATCTGATTGCTTTAGATTTACAACGTGAGATTTTGGATAAGTTAGGGCTTTATGTAACTGTAGGGATGGGTGATAATCCTCTACTTGCAAAACTTGCCATGGATAACTATACCAAACATAATCAGAATATGAGAGCATTAATACGGTATGAAGATGTGCCTAGTAAACTCTGGACTCTTCCTAAGATGACTGACTTCTGGGGAATTGGAAAACGAACTGAGAAACGTTTGAACAAGTTAGGAATCAGTTCTATTAAAGAGCTTGCAAATGCTGACCCTCTTCTCCTTAAACAAAAATTAGGCACAATTGGACTCCAACATTTTTTCCATGCAAATGGAATTGATGAAAGTAATGTAAGGGAAAAATATATTCCTAAATCTTCTAGCTTCAGCAATTCTCAAATTCTACCTCGTGACTACCATAAACAAAAAGAAATAGAACTTGTGATTAAAGAAATGGCTGAAAACTTAGCGATAAGGCTAAGAAAGGGAGGAAGAATGGCAAGCAATCTTTCACTTTATGTGGGTGCTGCAGAAAGCTCTGAACACTCTTCTATTAAAATTTCACGCAATATTGAAGCAACACAAAATACAAAGGAACTGCAAGACCTCGCAATTCGTTTATTTCGTGAAAAATATCAAGGTGGAGCAGTAAGGCAAATAGGAATAAGTGGCAATCAACTCTCTGATAATTCGGTCAAACAACTTTCTTTATTTGAAACTGTTGAAGAAAATCAATCCAACGAAAAGCAGGAATCCCTTCAAAAAGCCATTGACGAAATCAGAGAAAAATTCGATTTTCTATCCATTCAAAAAGCAAGTAGTTTATCCGAAGGTTCACGTGTGATTTATCGAAATAAACTTATTGGAGGTCATGCAGCAAGTCAAAATAAGGAGGATAAAGATGTCAGTTGA
- a CDS encoding TIGR00266 family protein, which produces MEYQLSSTSMAPLVEISLDNNEEIQIESGAMVYHNAAVKLEGKMNSNGKGGLGGALKALGRSITSGESFFITKASAIGANGKISLAPASLGSIKEILVGQEQWNLNTGAFLVSEGGVHYIMERQKLDGALFGGTGGLFVMKTQGSGKMLISGYGDIVEIALDGTEDFVVDNQHVLAWTESLSYSIEVASGTFGFKTGEGLVNKFRGKGKILIQSRNVEALAQSIIPFIPSKG; this is translated from the coding sequence ATGGAATATCAACTAAGTTCAACATCAATGGCACCACTAGTGGAGATTAGTCTTGACAATAATGAAGAGATTCAAATTGAGTCTGGAGCGATGGTCTATCATAACGCTGCTGTTAAACTTGAAGGAAAAATGAACAGCAATGGAAAAGGAGGACTTGGAGGTGCTTTAAAAGCTCTTGGTCGTTCAATTACAAGTGGAGAAAGTTTCTTTATTACTAAGGCAAGCGCAATAGGTGCAAATGGTAAAATTTCGCTTGCTCCTGCTAGCCTTGGTTCAATCAAGGAAATTCTTGTCGGTCAAGAACAGTGGAATCTTAACACAGGGGCATTCCTCGTTAGTGAGGGTGGTGTCCATTACATAATGGAACGTCAAAAATTAGATGGAGCATTATTTGGAGGAACTGGTGGTCTTTTTGTGATGAAAACACAGGGCAGCGGAAAGATGTTAATCAGCGGTTACGGGGATATTGTAGAAATAGCTCTTGATGGAACAGAAGATTTTGTAGTTGATAATCAACATGTTTTAGCATGGACTGAATCTTTGAGTTATTCAATTGAAGTTGCTTCCGGAACATTTGGTTTTAAGACAGGAGAAGGGTTAGTTAATAAATTTCGAGGTAAGGGAAAAATCCTGATTCAAAGTAGAAATGTTGAAGCCCTCGCACAGTCAATCATTCCATTCATACCAAGTAAAGGATAA
- the lysS gene encoding lysine--tRNA ligase produces MTVSIELNDQMKVRREKMEELREKGISPFGKKFIRTTDSGELHQNFDADSKEDLEAKALTAMIAGRMMTKRGKGKVGFANLQDREGQIQIYVRKDIVGEENYDIFKKSDLGDILGVEGDVMKTDTGEVTVKATRLTHLSKALRPLPEKWHGLTDTETRYRKRYLDLISNHESLERFRMRSNIISSVRKYLDDRGYLEVETPVLENQAGGASAKPFTTHHNALDIDMTLRIATELHLKRLIVGGMEKVYEIGRDFRNEGMDNTHNPEFTMLECYEAYSDLRDIMNLTEGIFKSAALSVASSTVVEVELSGKKTSIDLSKNFKRLHMVDAIKEKIGIDFRKQMTFEEAVNIAVNHGIEVQRHFTIGHIINEFFEKFVEETLIQPTFIFGHPKEITPLAKMSKEDPRFTERFELFIGGHEYANAYSELNDPIDQLERFKNQARDKELGDEEATGIDYDYVEALEYGMPPTGGLGIGIDRLVMLLTNTTTIRDVLLFPTMKP; encoded by the coding sequence ATGACAGTAAGCATCGAGTTGAATGACCAAATGAAAGTTAGGCGTGAAAAGATGGAAGAGTTGCGTGAAAAGGGGATTAGTCCTTTTGGGAAAAAGTTTATACGCACGACAGATTCAGGAGAATTACATCAAAATTTCGACGCAGACAGTAAAGAAGATTTGGAAGCAAAAGCTTTAACAGCAATGATTGCTGGGCGTATGATGACCAAGCGTGGCAAAGGTAAAGTTGGCTTTGCCAACCTTCAAGACCGAGAGGGGCAAATCCAGATTTACGTGCGTAAAGATATTGTGGGTGAGGAAAATTACGATATTTTTAAAAAATCGGATTTGGGAGACATTCTAGGTGTTGAAGGCGACGTTATGAAAACTGACACTGGTGAAGTCACTGTTAAAGCTACTCGTTTAACGCATCTATCAAAAGCTTTGCGCCCACTTCCTGAAAAATGGCACGGCCTCACTGATACAGAAACTCGTTATCGTAAACGCTACTTAGATTTGATTTCTAATCATGAAAGTTTAGAACGCTTTAGGATGAGAAGCAATATTATCAGCTCAGTGAGAAAGTATTTGGATGATAGAGGATACCTCGAAGTAGAAACTCCAGTTTTGGAAAATCAAGCTGGCGGCGCTTCAGCAAAACCATTTACTACTCATCATAATGCTTTAGATATAGATATGACACTTCGAATTGCTACGGAGTTGCATTTGAAGAGGTTAATTGTTGGTGGAATGGAAAAAGTATATGAAATAGGAAGAGACTTTCGTAATGAGGGGATGGATAATACTCATAATCCTGAATTTACCATGTTAGAATGTTATGAAGCTTATTCTGATCTTAGAGATATTATGAATTTAACAGAAGGTATTTTTAAAAGTGCAGCATTATCCGTTGCTTCAAGTACAGTAGTTGAGGTAGAGTTATCAGGAAAGAAAACCTCAATAGATTTATCTAAGAATTTTAAAAGATTACATATGGTTGATGCAATAAAAGAAAAAATAGGGATCGATTTTAGAAAACAGATGACCTTTGAAGAGGCAGTAAATATTGCTGTTAATCATGGTATTGAGGTACAAAGACATTTTACAATTGGGCATATCATTAATGAATTCTTTGAAAAATTTGTTGAGGAAACTTTGATTCAACCCACGTTTATTTTTGGCCACCCAAAAGAAATAACACCTCTTGCTAAAATGAGTAAAGAAGATCCAAGGTTTACTGAGAGATTCGAATTGTTTATCGGTGGGCATGAATATGCTAATGCATATTCTGAATTGAATGATCCGATAGATCAGTTAGAAAGATTTAAAAATCAAGCAAGAGATAAAGAATTAGGTGATGAAGAAGCGACTGGTATAGATTATGATTATGTAGAGGCTTTAGAGTATGGAATGCCCCCTACTGGAGGATTAGGGATTGGGATTGACCGACTTGTTATGCTCTTAACTAATACAACAACTATTAGAGATGTGCTCCTCTTTCCCACTATGAAGCCATAA
- a CDS encoding putative quinol monooxygenase, translated as MIIVNAKFYIKEDKKSQFLKEIEGLISASKKDEGCLEYSLYESTDNQLEFVMIENWESQEAIEKHNTNPLLLAFAKNLSTYSSKKPVLQIAETK; from the coding sequence ATGATTATTGTAAATGCTAAATTTTATATTAAAGAAGATAAAAAATCTCAATTCTTAAAAGAGATAGAAGGTCTGATTTCAGCTTCCAAAAAGGATGAAGGATGTCTGGAATACTCTCTTTATGAATCTACGGATAATCAGCTAGAATTTGTGATGATAGAAAATTGGGAATCACAGGAAGCGATCGAAAAACATAACACTAATCCCCTTTTGCTAGCATTCGCTAAGAACTTAAGCACTTATAGTTCAAAGAAACCAGTTCTACAAATTGCGGAAACAAAGTAA
- a CDS encoding glyoxalase/bleomycin resistance/dioxygenase family protein, with product MAFNICVNLYVKEVEKEVDFFRSIGFLEIERHKMENSDSVVIAPLSDGNAFLQIWDIEFIKKVSPEVANDKPSLLFTVDNIEEMNEKLKKITPTTSDLMDANGKKAFNFQSPSGNYYAFMEI from the coding sequence ATGGCTTTTAATATCTGTGTAAATCTTTATGTAAAAGAAGTAGAAAAAGAAGTAGATTTTTTCAGGTCAATCGGTTTTTTAGAAATTGAAAGACATAAGATGGAAAACTCAGATTCAGTTGTAATTGCACCGCTATCAGATGGCAATGCTTTTTTACAAATTTGGGATATCGAGTTTATAAAAAAAGTCTCACCCGAAGTTGCGAATGATAAACCTTCATTACTATTCACAGTAGATAATATAGAAGAGATGAATGAAAAATTAAAGAAAATTACTCCTACAACAAGCGACTTGATGGATGCTAACGGGAAAAAAGCATTTAATTTCCAAAGCCCTTCGGGTAACTATTATGCTTTTATGGAAATTTAA
- a CDS encoding YxeA family protein: MKKVLVGLLAIMVMIIASGYTYYKMNYGGESYYVQILVNGEREETTADDHTPMVIYHYKLDSFNSKGDKKLVKFMASHNLRNQAYLELTYNKHKGVTNWNEVQEKEIPKPALKELQSLEN; this comes from the coding sequence GTGAAGAAAGTATTAGTAGGATTGTTAGCTATTATGGTTATGATAATCGCTTCTGGATATACATATTATAAAATGAATTATGGTGGGGAAAGTTACTATGTTCAAATATTAGTTAATGGTGAGCGGGAAGAGACGACTGCTGATGATCATACACCAATGGTAATTTATCACTACAAACTTGATTCTTTCAATTCAAAAGGAGATAAAAAGTTAGTAAAGTTTATGGCTAGTCATAATTTAAGAAACCAAGCCTATTTAGAACTGACTTATAACAAGCATAAAGGTGTAACAAACTGGAATGAGGTCCAAGAGAAAGAAATACCAAAACCTGCATTAAAAGAGCTACAAAGCTTAGAAAACTAA
- a CDS encoding DUF1295 domain-containing protein translates to MNYIAVLVTLLLYFICWFLIATSKKNYGLIDIAWGGGFVLTAVVSYLFSPRITIQNSLILVLVILWGVRLAIHLGRRNWNKPEDYRYTNMRKRWGNNFPKLKAFLTVFMVQYLLLIIISLPIIQVNSNVNSQFYWWQILGIIIWIFGFIFEVFGDRQLEVFKKLPQNKGKLLTSGLWSLTRHPNYFGESMCWWGIFLISLTTLSTLWLVISPLLITSLLLFVSGVPILEKKYKNREDFKEYAKTTPKFVPFIGKKGL, encoded by the coding sequence ATGAATTATATAGCCGTTTTGGTAACTTTATTACTTTATTTCATCTGTTGGTTTCTTATTGCGACATCTAAGAAGAATTACGGATTGATAGATATTGCTTGGGGCGGAGGATTTGTTCTTACAGCTGTGGTCTCTTATTTATTTTCTCCGAGAATTACGATTCAAAATAGCCTAATCTTAGTATTAGTCATATTATGGGGAGTACGTTTAGCAATTCATTTAGGAAGACGAAATTGGAATAAACCCGAGGATTATCGCTATACAAATATGCGTAAAAGGTGGGGCAATAATTTTCCAAAATTGAAAGCTTTTCTAACGGTATTTATGGTGCAATATCTTTTGTTAATCATTATTTCACTCCCAATTATTCAAGTCAATTCAAATGTTAATTCTCAATTTTATTGGTGGCAAATTTTAGGTATAATAATTTGGATATTTGGCTTTATCTTTGAAGTTTTTGGAGATCGTCAGTTAGAAGTCTTTAAAAAACTACCCCAAAATAAAGGAAAACTATTGACTAGTGGCCTGTGGTCACTAACACGACATCCTAATTATTTTGGCGAGTCAATGTGTTGGTGGGGAATATTCTTAATCTCTTTGACGACTTTATCAACGCTTTGGTTGGTTATTAGTCCACTATTGATTACTAGTCTCCTTTTATTTGTATCTGGTGTACCAATTCTTGAAAAAAAATATAAGAATCGTGAAGATTTTAAAGAATATGCAAAAACTACCCCGAAGTTTGTTCCTTTTATTGGTAAAAAGGGCTTGTAG
- a CDS encoding DAK2 domain-containing protein, whose translation MEKVKSEDRLLESIIAGAQKVINGKDELNKINVFPVADGDTGSNLASLMQTIIDNLSNNNYSTNLLFDEVASAALIGARGNSGIIFAQYLNAVSDYYSVYETNLEILVLAFNRAVKSAYDSLIEPKEGTILSVMKRWAEVLLITFKESTSFEKALLEAKGEAWKALKETQFQMLILKKNKLVDSGAKGFYYFISGFTDAYCGEKVSKIQEGLIPSIKELNTEDIKEHFISEAPKNRYCSEFIIKEPLKQEKDLKESLRKWGDSLVIAGNKKQIKIHIHTNHPENILALLEKTGTIIYQKVDDMQLQYEISQNRKSSIAIVTDSVADLSADFILENQIFVLPLNVSVGEQAFLDKLTINPQIFSEKYNKNLKMTTSQPSIQSVDSLFSFLEGKYEHIIVISVSSKLSGTYQLLNQRITAKKSLENRVHLIDSKLNSVAQGLLVKQVAKLISEERSIESVLNETEKITDRIFIYVAVEDLSPMINSGRIPKILGETAQKLSMHPIISLDKRGNGKLIGASFSQNKSMDKILKKINLLSKEGQIEELALTHVLSKESALKINELLKEKTTKNCEIIDSSAAIGISAGIGSLAIAGLLKEVK comes from the coding sequence ATGGAAAAGGTAAAATCTGAAGACCGTCTACTAGAAAGTATCATAGCAGGAGCGCAAAAGGTTATTAACGGAAAGGATGAACTAAACAAAATAAATGTATTTCCAGTTGCCGATGGGGATACAGGGAGTAATTTAGCATCTTTAATGCAAACCATTATTGATAATTTATCTAATAATAATTATTCAACGAACCTTTTATTTGATGAAGTAGCTTCGGCAGCACTCATTGGGGCTCGGGGAAATTCTGGAATTATTTTTGCCCAGTACTTAAATGCCGTTTCAGATTATTATAGTGTATATGAAACTAACTTAGAGATACTTGTTTTAGCTTTCAACAGAGCAGTAAAGAGCGCCTATGATTCTTTGATTGAGCCCAAAGAAGGAACGATTTTATCAGTTATGAAAAGATGGGCAGAAGTATTACTGATTACTTTTAAAGAAAGTACATCTTTTGAAAAAGCCTTGCTAGAAGCAAAAGGAGAAGCTTGGAAAGCTCTTAAGGAAACACAATTTCAGATGTTAATTTTAAAAAAGAATAAACTCGTTGACTCTGGAGCGAAGGGTTTTTACTACTTTATATCTGGTTTTACTGACGCTTACTGTGGAGAAAAAGTAAGTAAGATACAAGAAGGACTTATCCCCAGCATAAAAGAATTAAATACAGAAGATATTAAAGAACACTTTATATCTGAAGCACCTAAAAATAGGTATTGTTCAGAATTTATTATCAAAGAACCCCTAAAACAAGAAAAGGACTTAAAAGAATCACTAAGGAAATGGGGAGATTCTTTAGTTATTGCTGGAAATAAAAAACAAATAAAGATTCATATCCATACTAACCATCCGGAAAATATATTAGCACTGTTAGAAAAAACAGGAACAATTATCTATCAAAAAGTTGATGATATGCAATTACAATATGAAATATCACAAAATAGAAAATCATCCATTGCTATTGTCACAGATTCTGTTGCCGATCTATCTGCTGATTTTATACTTGAAAATCAAATTTTTGTTTTACCTTTGAATGTTTCAGTAGGTGAGCAAGCCTTTTTAGATAAACTTACAATCAATCCTCAAATTTTTTCAGAAAAGTATAATAAGAATTTAAAAATGACAACTTCTCAACCAAGCATTCAATCTGTTGATTCGCTTTTCTCCTTTTTAGAAGGAAAATATGAACATATCATCGTGATTTCAGTTTCTTCAAAACTAAGTGGCACTTATCAACTTCTCAACCAAAGAATTACAGCAAAGAAATCCTTAGAAAACCGAGTACATCTTATAGATTCCAAATTAAATTCAGTGGCTCAAGGACTACTAGTTAAACAAGTTGCCAAATTGATTAGTGAAGAGCGTTCTATTGAATCAGTACTTAATGAAACAGAAAAAATAACTGACCGGATATTTATTTATGTGGCAGTAGAAGATTTATCGCCAATGATAAATTCGGGAAGAATTCCAAAAATTTTGGGAGAAACCGCACAAAAACTTTCAATGCATCCAATTATTAGTCTTGATAAAAGAGGAAACGGAAAGCTGATTGGTGCTTCTTTTAGTCAAAATAAGAGTATGGATAAAATTTTGAAAAAAATTAACCTATTGTCAAAAGAAGGACAAATCGAAGAATTAGCTTTGACACATGTTTTATCCAAAGAATCAGCCTTAAAGATAAATGAACTATTGAAAGAAAAAACTACTAAAAACTGTGAAATTATAGACAGTTCAGCAGCAATTGGAATTTCTGCAGGGATTGGAAGTTTAGCAATTGCCGGACTATTAAAGGAGGTCAAATGA
- a CDS encoding DUF2177 family protein has protein sequence MNFIKPFIISGVIFLILDICWLFFANKKIYQPNIGNLMGDFKVIPAIIFYIIYLGALTFFVLMPGLEKNSITYVLLSGALLGLVCYSTYDLTNLASIKDWSLMVTIIDIIWGTFVSSLSASLSFLVITKFMEG, from the coding sequence ATGAATTTTATTAAACCCTTTATTATAAGTGGAGTAATTTTTTTAATTTTAGATATTTGCTGGCTCTTTTTTGCAAATAAAAAAATCTATCAGCCAAATATTGGTAACTTGATGGGAGATTTTAAAGTTATTCCGGCCATTATCTTCTATATTATTTATCTAGGAGCACTAACATTTTTTGTATTAATGCCCGGACTTGAAAAAAATAGTATAACTTACGTCTTACTGAGTGGTGCTCTACTAGGATTAGTATGTTATTCTACATACGATTTAACAAATTTGGCATCAATTAAAGACTGGTCACTAATGGTAACAATAATTGATATTATTTGGGGGACTTTTGTAAGCTCTTTGAGTGCAAGTCTTTCATTTCTTGTGATTACAAAGTTTATGGAAGGATAA
- a CDS encoding TspO/MBR family protein, which translates to MTSKKLKALGQLILFIVGIELIGGLSGLLAGDIKGIYNNLKLPPLAPPDYLFGIVWPVLYALIAISAYLIFYKLKTQRSEGQNALFYFGIQLILNFIWSIIFFKGYFWLGVIIILLLDFIVYLCVIKFSKINKWSAFLLIPYFIWIIFATYLSISVAILN; encoded by the coding sequence ATGACTAGTAAAAAACTAAAAGCATTGGGACAACTAATATTATTTATTGTAGGAATTGAACTAATTGGTGGCCTATCTGGCCTCTTGGCGGGGGATATCAAGGGGATTTATAATAATCTTAAACTCCCACCCCTAGCTCCACCAGACTATCTTTTTGGGATTGTTTGGCCTGTATTATATGCTCTTATCGCCATTTCCGCCTATTTGATTTTTTATAAGCTGAAAACTCAAAGAAGTGAGGGACAAAATGCTTTATTCTATTTTGGAATACAACTTATCTTAAACTTTATTTGGAGTATTATTTTTTTCAAAGGCTATTTTTGGTTAGGAGTTATTATTATTCTCTTACTAGATTTTATTGTTTATCTCTGCGTCATTAAATTTTCAAAAATTAATAAGTGGTCTGCATTCCTTCTAATTCCTTATTTTATTTGGATTATTTTCGCAACATATTTGAGTATATCAGTTGCTATCTTGAACTAA
- a CDS encoding lipoprotein BA_5634 family protein: MKKILIALIIIVPIAITGFLGYDFFKKNFAHVHGIIMYSDNKDEADTILENNKKYIDKSLTVEGKYSSKSDVLVLNTQAANKLINEKVFNNVTKKGDKFKFKTVENLSAEPALWTGKEDKTITDDKGQSVKPKSTKYIVLGEYSATSKLLILNDEDYQKFDAKAKFVSVIKEKRDADKVLKSYITSGSIPSQIFPYK; this comes from the coding sequence ATGAAGAAAATACTAATAGCGCTAATTATCATAGTACCAATTGCCATTACCGGATTTCTCGGTTATGACTTTTTCAAAAAAAATTTTGCTCATGTTCACGGTATAATCATGTATAGTGATAATAAGGATGAAGCAGATACTATATTAGAGAATAATAAAAAATATATTGATAAAAGTTTAACTGTAGAAGGTAAATACAGTTCAAAATCAGATGTCTTAGTCTTGAATACTCAAGCTGCTAATAAATTAATAAATGAAAAAGTTTTTAATAACGTAACCAAAAAAGGAGACAAGTTTAAATTTAAGACAGTAGAAAACTTATCAGCCGAGCCAGCTTTGTGGACAGGAAAGGAAGATAAAACAATAACTGATGATAAAGGACAGTCAGTGAAACCTAAAAGTACAAAATATATTGTTCTAGGAGAATACAGTGCTACTTCTAAGCTATTGATTCTTAATGATGAAGATTATCAAAAATTTGATGCAAAAGCTAAATTTGTAAGTGTAATAAAAGAAAAACGAGATGCTGATAAAGTCCTTAAAAGCTACATTACGAGTGGTTCAATTCCCTCACAGATATTCCCTTACAAATAA
- a CDS encoding YdcF family protein, translating into MAFLIISLIIMLIGLLRLKINKRSIIGGIFLASGLILSLASLFFELLYLIYLYLPSGDFATLIIAYGILPLIFLLVCGYFIFNSKTMRTKEGKSATAKLSALFGLNLLIAFPALFMLFTFSTKTIPQIIWYILLYILLIDIILCFLFAAYILYSWMSQMIPLQKKIDYIIILGSGVRSEEVPPLLKSRLDKGIEYYQKNPTAKFVVSGGQGADEPVSEAFAMRKYLHSQNIPNHQILFEDKSTTTYENMLFSKRIINEDWSDKEMPPSIIFSTNNYHVLRGSLYAQRVKLKAQGVGAPTALYFLPTALIREYIALLLHRKIILFSVLGGVLLFIIISLLPI; encoded by the coding sequence ATGGCTTTTTTAATAATTTCCCTGATTATCATGCTAATTGGCCTGCTAAGATTAAAAATCAATAAACGAAGTATAATAGGAGGAATTTTTTTAGCCTCAGGTTTGATATTGAGCCTAGCCTCTCTGTTTTTTGAATTATTATACCTTATTTATCTTTATCTTCCGTCGGGTGATTTTGCAACCTTGATCATTGCTTATGGAATCCTTCCCTTAATATTTTTATTGGTCTGTGGATATTTCATTTTTAACTCAAAAACAATGAGAACTAAAGAAGGTAAAAGTGCCACTGCAAAATTATCTGCTCTATTTGGCTTAAATTTGCTTATTGCCTTTCCAGCACTCTTTATGTTATTCACATTTTCAACAAAAACAATACCACAAATAATCTGGTACATTCTTCTTTATATTTTACTTATTGATATAATTCTCTGTTTTTTGTTTGCAGCCTATATTTTATATTCATGGATGAGCCAAATGATTCCTTTACAAAAAAAGATAGATTATATTATCATTTTGGGTTCAGGTGTTAGAAGTGAAGAAGTTCCACCCTTGTTAAAGAGTCGATTGGACAAAGGAATTGAATATTACCAGAAAAATCCTACAGCCAAATTTGTTGTTAGTGGCGGACAGGGGGCGGATGAGCCTGTATCAGAAGCCTTCGCCATGCGAAAATACCTCCACTCACAAAACATTCCTAATCATCAAATTCTTTTTGAAGATAAATCCACCACTACTTATGAGAACATGTTATTTTCTAAAAGGATAATTAATGAGGATTGGTCAGATAAAGAAATGCCCCCTTCAATCATTTTTTCAACCAATAATTATCATGTTCTCAGAGGAAGTTTATATGCGCAAAGAGTAAAATTAAAAGCCCAAGGAGTAGGGGCACCCACAGCACTTTATTTCTTACCTACGGCCTTAATTCGTGAATATATCGCATTACTTCTACATAGAAAAATTATTCTTTTTAGTGTATTGGGAGGTGTCTTACTATTCATCATTATTTCCCTTCTTCCTATTTAA